From one Phocoena sinus isolate mPhoSin1 chromosome 4, mPhoSin1.pri, whole genome shotgun sequence genomic stretch:
- the LOC116753584 gene encoding keratin-associated protein 8-1, giving the protein MSYNNFSSTVFPGCYWGSYSYPLGYSVGCGYVSTHSPVGYGFGYGYDGCGAFNYRRFWPFSLY; this is encoded by the coding sequence ATGAGCTATAACAACTTCTCCAGCACTGTCTTCCCAGGATGCTACTGGGGCAGTTACAGCTACCCCCTGGGGTATAGTGTTGGCTGTGGCTACGTCAGTACCCACTCCCCAGTGGGCTATGGTTTTGGCTATGGCTACGATGGCTGTGGGGCTTTCAACTACAGAAGATTCTGGCCATTTTCTCTCTACTGA